The following nucleotide sequence is from Mesobacillus jeotgali.
CGTGCCATTTTACCGATATCCCCTATTCCGATTATTAACGGGACATCAAGCGTATCCAAACAGTACACTGTATCTCCGTTAATTCTCCCCATTTCAAGTTCTGGAATTCCATGTTTGTCCACTCCATAGGGGGTGAGTTCACCTTCCCGGTCTATGCAAAAATCCACGCGGCTCCATTCCGCCATATGAGTTTTCGAAGCGACAGCAATCGCTCCGAGCACCTCAATATCTTCATGCTCAGCCACGTATTTAAGAGCTTTCTCTCCTGCTCCCTCTCCCAGAAACCCACTATCGTCGAACATAACTAAAACAGGATCCTTTGCAGCTTTTTTGATTAATTTAACAAGGTGCGGCCCCGAAAGGACAGAAGGATTGCCATGTGAAAGAGAGATGCACCGCCCGCCTACTTCTGCAGCCACATGCTCAACTGCACGCCGGGCATAATCATCACCATCTGTAATTAAGATTACCTTCCTTTTTTCGGCCATTCTCTGCCGTCCTTTCTGCCATTCATTTTTACTGGATTATTTTCGCTGCAGGTGTGGGCAGGGCACTTACTCCAGTCAAACTACCTATAGCGGCATTCAATCATCAACGTCCTACGAAATAAATCCAATGGAATAATGAGCCGAAAATTTTACCCAGCACGATCGCCATCAACAATGTCTCCAGCTTGTCATCCACCCTGACTCTTCTAGCGAGAATTGGGAGTACATTCAGGACCTCTGTCAAAGCAGCAGCCAGCATACCGACAAATATGCCCCCCGCCAACCCAAGCGGGATTGTCACGTAAGGAGAGAAATTCATCACTGGATCTCTCAGGCTTCCTGCAGTTCCAAGCAGAGCTCCGAGTACCACTGCCCACTCATACCAGGAAATCAGTTTCATTGTCTTCGTCAGCTGTGTTAGTCTGGGAATCACTCCGAGAACCGATAAGAAAGCAACAAAACCAGACCCAACAGCAAGCCCGCTTGCCAGCCCAATAAGGACAATGAACAAGACACTAATCGTCATTTAGATGTTTCACGCTTTCCTTGTTTTCATGCAGGATGACATATTGATCAAGAGATTGCTGATAATTGAACATTTCTACTTCAAGCGGGCTCGGCTCTTCATTTAGCCTCTTTTTGAATACATGGTTAAAGAACAGGATCATACCCAAACCAATACCGATTGAGTAGGGAATCTGGAATAACAGCGGCTTCGCGACTTCCTTTCCTGTCATGATAAAATAAAGCCGCTGATGCACCGACTGCATGCTGACATCTTCATGGAAGTTCATGATGGTCAACGCTGCACCGAAAAATAACAGGAACCATACAAGGATAAAGAAGGGGATCGACATCCCTTTTTTCTTGTAAATTACCTCGATGATCGTTTGAGGAGGCCCCACAGTCTGGATTTCATGATCAGGATATATCCCAGCAATGAAACGAATGATCTTCATGACATCGATAATGTGAATATGGTCCTTCGGCATAATCTTTTTAACTTGAAGAGAGGCCAGTTCCTGAAATATATCTTCGCTGGCAATGATCTGCGCAATATCCTTCAACAAAAGTGATTGCTCAGGTTTGACCTGGACGCGATTTCGCATACGGATATAAATCGTTTTTTCCATCAGATTCACTTCCAACACAGTGTTTTCCTCGTATATTTAGTATGGATTCCTGCAGTTATTTCATGAAGTCCAATAATTGGTTAAGATGGGATGTTCATTAAGGAAGAAAGAAGATGAAAAGGTTATTGTGGAATGACTAGTTGGGTTTATTGGCGACCTGTTTTTCCAGATTCTTGATTTTTTGGTCACCAATACACCTTATTGGTAACCTATTTTTCCAGATTCTTGATATTTATCACGCCAATCTGGTTAATCGTTGTTAAACTCTTTTCCTAAGTATTATCGTGCACCAATAAGTGCAGAAAAAAAAAAGCCATATGGATTCAAAGATCCATACGGCCTTTCATTTGCTGCAATATTTTCTTTTCGAGACGTGAAACCTGGACTTGGGATATTCCCAGGCGGACTGCGACCTCGGATTGAGTCTGATCCTTATAGTATCTCAGATACACGATCAGTCTTTCCCGTTCGTCAAGCTCGTTAATTGCCTCTTTTAATGCAATTTTATCAAACCAGCGGCCTTCTTCCCCGTTGTCGATCTGGTCTAGCAGGGTAATTGGGTCGCCGTCGTTTTCGTACACGGTTTCATGGATGGATGCCGGACTGCGGCTAGCTTCCTGTGCCATGATCACATCTTCAGGTGAGAGTTCCAGAAACTCGGCTATTTCATTGACAGTTGGTACCCTGCCCAATGTTTTGGAAAGCTCATCCTTCGCTTTCCGTATCTTATTACCGGTTTCTTTTAATGACCTGCTCACCTTCACGGTGCCGTCATCCCTGATGAAACGCTGGATTTCACCAATGATCATGGGAACGGCATACGTCGAAAACTTTACATCATACGAGAGGTCAAATTTATCAACTGATTTCAAGAGGCCGATGCTGCCAATCTGGAACAGGTCGTCAGGTTCATACCCCCTGTTGAGGAAGCGCTGGACGACAGACCATACAAGTCGCATATTTTTCTGGACGATTAAGTCCCTGGCCCCCTGGTCACCCTGCTGGCTTCTCAAAATCAGTTCTTTGACTTCATGGTCCTTAAGATACGTTTGGCTATTATCCTTTTTTACCTCCACATCCATAGGCAGAACTCCCTTAATTGCACAGCGCTTTGCTCTTTGACAGGTGCTTTTTCAAACGAATCTCTGTCCCAAAGCCGGGCTCTGATCTCACTTGTACTTCGTCCATGAAATTTTCCATAATCGTAAAGCCCATACCGGACCTTTCAAGTTCAGGCTTGGATGTATACAGAGGCTGCATGGCTTCATCGATATCTGGAATCCCTATTCCTTCGTCCTTAATCAGCATTTCCACGGTTCCATCCTGAATCATCACAGAAATAAACACTTTCCCATCTGGATTACTTTCATATCCATGAATAATCGCGTTCGTTACCGCTTCCGATACTACCGTCTTTATTTCGGTGAGTTCATCCATCGTTGGGTCCAGCTGGGCGATGAATGCAGCAACCGTCACACGGGCAAAAGATTCATTTTGGCTTAGCGCGCTAAAATGAAGATTCATTTCATTCTTCATGTATCAAGCAACCCCCAATCTCTCTAATGCATATTCTTCTGACGGTTCAAGACGGATAATCTTGAATAAACCCGACATGTCAAATAACCTCTTGATTGGCGGAGAAATTGCGCAAACAACCATCTCTCCATGAAGCTGCTTGATTTGTTTATACCTTCCTAAAACTACCCCCAGACCTGAACTATCCATAAATGTGAGGTGTTCAAGGTTCAAGACAATGTGGCGGACTTCTTCGTTTTCAAGGGCTTTTGTTGCCTGCTCGCGAAGCTGGTCTGCAGTATGATGATCTAATTCACCGCTAACTCGAATCAATAAGACGTCATGCTTCACTTCAATATCAATGTTAAGACTCACTATCCAAAGCCTCCTTATCTGGTATAGTGAGTCAAATTCTCCATTAATTGAGACAAATCCTTCTTAGGAACAAAACTAGTGCCTATTCGCTAAAACTAGATGGAATGGCAGAGTTTTCGACAATTCTGGTTGGAAATTTGGATTATTGCTGGCTTCCAGCTCTTGTAAACATTCCAAATGAGCGTTTATACAGGATCCACCAGCTGGCTTTCTCCACCTTTGCATCGGCAACCAGTGGTGTTTCAGCAAGGGTTTTTCCATCTTTGACCAGCTTCAAGGTACCTACTCTGTCACCCTTTTCGACAGGGGCTTTAAGACTTTTATTCAAAGTGATCTTCTGCTTTACATCCTTTACGTCTGCTCCCTTTTTGGTCAATAGAGATACACTTTCAGATGTAACTGCGTTTATTGTCTTCTGGTCTCCTTTGCTGATGGCTGCTTTTCCAAGTGCATGTCCTTTCTTGAACATAGGATGCGTCTGGTACTGGCTGAATGCATAATCCAGCATTTTCGTTACCTGTGCATTCCTGGCCTTGGAAGTAGGCGCCCCAAACACGACTGCAATCGCACGCATGCCATCCTTTTGAGCTGTAGCCGTCAGGCAATATTTCGCTTCATTTGTGAAACCTGTTTTCAGCCCATCCACTCCTGGATAAAAACGAACGAGCTTATTTGTATTGACCAACCAGAATTTTTTATCAGAGTCCTCTCGGAGATAATCTTCATACGTTCCTGTGAATTTGGTGATCTTTTCGTATTTCAGCAATTCTTTCGCCATCATGGCCATGTCATAAGCCGAGCTGTAATGCCCGTCGACAGGCAATCCAGTTGTGTTCTTGAATACTGTATTCTTGAGGCCAAGCTCATTTACTTTCGCATTCATCATTTTGACGAAAGCTTCTTCAGAGCCGCCAATTCGCTCAGCCATCGCCACTGACGCATCATTGCCTGAGCCGATTGCAATTCCTTTCAGCAATTGCTCAACTGTCATTTCTTCTCCTGGCTCAAGGAAGATTTGGGAACCTCCCATTGAAGCAGCATATTCACTGGCACGGACTTTTTCGTCCATTTTCAGCCTTCCTTCATCGAGCGCTTCCATGATCAAAAGCATTGTCATGATTTTGGTCATACTCGCTGGCGGCAGCTTTTCATGGCTGTTCTTATCAAATAGAACCTGACCAGTATCACGTTCAATTAAAATAGCTGAACTGGCGTCGTCGGCCAGTCCCGAGTCTCCTTCATTTGCGTATCCTTTTGGGGAGATCATTGCAGCGCCCATCATAAAAACAAGCAGTAAACTCGTCAACTTCTTCAGATTCAGATTCATGGCCATAACCCTCCTATCTTTATAGGGTCTATTTTTTCCAACGAATCCATTTTTATACAATGAAGGTATATAAAACCGATATTTTCGCACACAAAAAAGCGAAGAGCTGCCTCTTCGCTTCCTTTAATCTTATTTACTCTGTGATTTCTTCGTGGATCAAAATCGGTGCATCAACATGTTCGCTTGTAACCTTAATATTTTCATACAGCATTTCTTTCACTTCATTTACATCCTCAAAGTTGCTGTAAATGGTTAGGAGTGATTCCCCTTTTTCTACCTTGTCACCAATTTTCTTGCGAAGCATTAGGCCGACTGCCAGGTCGATTACGGATTCCTTCGTAGCTCTTCCTGCACCTAGCAGCATAGCAGCTGTTCCTACTTCATCAGCGACGATTTCAGATACATAGCCTGCTTCTTTGGCTTCAAGCTCAAACGTGTATTTTGCCTGAGGAAGCCTGCTTGGATCATCGACAACGAATGCATCACCGCCCTGGGATGCCAGGAATACTTTGAATGTTTCAAGTGCAGTTCCGTTCTTGATCACTTCTTCCAGCTTGCTGCGTGCTTCTCCAAGGGACTCAGCTTTCCCAGCGAGGAATACCATATGGCTGCCAAGCGTCAAACAAAGTTCAGTCAGGTCTTCTGGACCTTCACCCTTCAGTGTATCAATCGCTTCCTTAACCTCTAACGCATTTCCGATCGCATATCCGAGCGGCTGGCTCATATCGGAAATGACAGCCATAGTCCTGCGGCCGACATTATTACCGATGCGCACCATTGCCTTAGCCAGTTCACGGGAATCGTCGAGGGTCTTCATGAATGCTCCAGCACCTGTTTTAACATCCAGGACGATTGCATCCGCGCCTGCGGCAATCTTCTTGCTCATGATGGAGCTTGCAATCAAGGGGATGCTGTCCACCGTTGCCGTTACATCACGTAACGAATAAAGCTTTTTATCAGCCGGAGTCAGGTTTCCACTCTGGCCGATGACCGCGATTTTATTTTTATTTACAAGATTGATGAATTCCTCATTGTCGATTTCAACATGGAATCCTTCAACAGCCTCCAGCTTGTCGATTGTTCCTCCTGTGTGGCCAAGTCCGCGCCCGGACATTTTTGCAACCGGGACACCTAAAGCTGCCACTAAAGGTCCTAGAACTAGAGTCGTTGTATCACCTACACCGCCTGTAGAGTGCTTATCAACTTTCACGCCTTCAATCGCAGATAGGTCAATCTGGTCACCAGACTTCACCATTGCCATTGTAAGGTCTGCACGTTCTTTTTCCGTCATACCCTGGAAGAAAATCGCCATCGTCAGCGCACTTACCTGGTAGTCAGGAATGGAGCCTTCTGTGTATCCATCCACAAAAAACTGGATTTCTTCAGTTGATAATTCATGTCCGTCTCGCTTTTTTTCGATAACGTCAACCATTCTCATCATTATCACCACTTATTATTATTTAGCCGGTAAGCTATTAATTATTTCTGTCCCAACGTTTTTACGATTTCATTTACAAGCAAAAGGAAGCTTGACTTCACCTTTTCAGTTGTTTCGATAACCTCATCATGGCTTAATGGCTGGTCAAGAATTCCCGCAGCCATATTAGAAATGCAAGAAATGCCCAGTACTTCCAAACCAGAATGTCTTGCTACCATGACTTCAGGAACGGTCGACATACCAACTGCGTCTCCGCCCATTGTACGAATCATCCGTACTTCAGCAGGTGTTTCGTAAACTGGACCGGGGTTGCCAAAATATACTCCCTCTTTCACTTGAAGGTTGTTCTTGTCAGCAACCTCTTTAGCGACTGCTCTTAATTTCTTTGAGTATGCTTCGCTCATATCAGGGAAACGCACACCGAAACGTGAATCATTTGGTCCAATCAGCGGATTTGTTCCCATATTGTTGATATGGTCTGTAATGATCACCAAATCGCCTGGCTCAAAGCTCTCGTTGACGCCTCCAGCTGCGTTCGTAACGATTAGTTTTTCAATTCCGAGTTCTTTCATGACGCGCACCGGAAAAGTAACCTTATCCATGCTATAGCCTTCGTAAAAATGGAAACGCCCCTGCATGGCGATTACTTCCACACCGCTAAGCTGTCCGCAAACAAGCTGGCCTGCGTGGCCTTCTACAGTCGAAACCGGGAAACCCGGGATCTCGTTGTAAGGAATCTTAACCGGGTTTTCAATATCATCAGCAAGAACACCAAGTCCAGAACCGAGAATCAACCCGATTTTCGGCTGCTGCTTAAGCTTATCATTTATAAAAGATGCTGCATTTTGAATTTGATTGTAATCCATGTAATCCACTCCTTATTTCAATTCATTTAGGAAGCTTGTTCCGTGGTCTGGCATTTTCACACTAAAGTTTTCTGCAACAGTTGCACCGATATCTGCAAATGTTTTACGGATAGGCAGTTCTTTTCCTTCATTCATTCCTTTTGAATAGACAAGGAGCGGCACATATTCACGTGTATGGTCTGTTCCGTAATGGACCGGATCATTTCCGTGGTCCGCAGTAATGATAAGAAGGTCATCTTCTTTCAATTTTTCGAATACCTCAGGAAGGCGGGCATCGTATTCCTCTAGTGCCTTGCCATACCCTTCAGGATCTCGGCGGTGTCCGAACAAAGCATCAAAATCTACAAGATTCAGGAAGCTCAAGCCTGTAAAATCCTGATCGAGGGTTTGCAGCAGCTTATCCATTCCATCCATATTGGACACCGTGCGAAGTGATTCAGTTACGCCTTCTCCGTCATAAATATCTGAGATTTTACCGATAGCCAACACGTCCAGACCTGAATCCTTCAGTTCATTCATCACTGTTCTGCCAAATGGCTTAAGCGCATAGTCATGGCGATTGGATGTACGTTTGAAGTCCCCTGGTTCACCGAGAAATGGTCTTGCGATGACCCTTCCGACCATGTATTTTTCATCTAGCGTCAATTCCCTGGCAATTTTACAAATATCATAAAGCTCTTCTATAGGAATGATTTCTTCGTGAGCAGCGATCTGCAGTACTGAATCAGCAGATGTATAGACGATCAGCGCCCCCGTCTTCATATGCTCTTCACCAAGCTCTACAAGGATTTCCGTGCCGCTCGCCGGCTTGTTTCCGATGACCTTTCTGCCGGTACGCGTTTCGAGCTCGGAAATCAATTCATCCGGGAATCCATCAGGGAATACCTGGAATGGGGTCTGGATATTCAGACCCATGATCTCCCAGTGGCCTGTCATTGTATCCTTGCCATTAGAGGCTTCTTCCATCTTTGTGTAGTAGGCCAGCGGCTTTTCAGCAGGTGCGATGCCTTGGATTTCCTCGATGTTGCTGAGGCCGAGTTTGCCCATGTTCGGCATTTTCAAGCCATTCATTCTTTCTCCGATATGGCCAAGTGTATGGGATCCTTTATCACCAAATTTTTCGGCATCTGGAGCTTCTCCGATTCCGACTGAATCCATGACGATTAAAAACACTCTTTTATATGTATTCGACATTCCTTCTCCTCCTTAAAAGTGTGAATGCGTTACTAACCTTTTTACTATTTTATGTTACCCTTTTTTGTTTCAGTTAATCGAATGCTTGCGTTTTCATTTGTCAGAAGTCTGACATCTCCATTGTACTAAATTAAATTAAAAACACAAGAAAAAAAGCCGGCTTTTGGCCGGTCTTTTATGACAATTCTATGAAACTATTATCCTGCGGAGTATAAATGGTGCTTCTAACATCCTTGCTGAATACATAAACCCAACCGCTCCTAGGCGCGTGGGTGAAATTTTGTGTAAACGTCCTTTAACCTTGTCTTTGTCACGTGTGTATATATTTGTGTTGTCGAGATGTCCGCATGGCCAAGCATTTCTTGCACGGCGCGAAGGTCGGCTCCATTTTCAAGCAGATGGGTGGCAAATGAATGGCGCATCGTGTGCGGAGTCAACTCTTTTTCAATCCCCGCTTCTGTCGCAAGCCGTTTGAGAATTTTCCAAAAACCCTGCCGTGACAAGCCTTTCCCATGGTGATTCAAGAATAAAGAGTCATCCTTATGTTTTTTCGATACAAGCTTTGGACGGCCCTTTTCAAGATATTGTTCAATGGCGTCAGAAGCCGTTTTGCCAATCGGTATGATTCTTTCCTTGCTCCCTTTCCCCATACAGCGGACAAATCCCATTGTCAGGTGGACATCAGATAATGTCAGTCCGATCAGCTCGCTCACACGGATTCCGGTTGCATACATCATTTCAAGCATCGCCTTATCACGATAGCCAAAATGGTCCGTCAGCTTTGGACTGTCGAGAAGTGTCTCTACCTCTTCCATACTCAAAACCTTAGGCAGGGATCGTTCATGCTGAGGACTCTCGATGTGGACAGTCGGATCATGGTCAACCGCCTTTTCCCGCAGCAGGAAATGGTGAAAAGCCCTAATTGAGGCAATATGTCTTGCCAGTGTTTTTGAAGATTTCCCTGTGTCTTTCAAATGCCCTAAAAAATGGACAATCTGCGGTCGCTGCACACCATTTAAGTCCCCAAGCAGTTCCACATTTTTAAGATATGTGATATAACTGTTCAAGTCACGTTTATAAGATACGATTGTGTTTTTAGAAAGTCCCTTTTCAACTACTAAAAAGTGAATAAAGTCGTCGAGCCTGTCTTCCATTTTTATTACTCCCCATTCAGATAAAACAGTATCAGCCTTTCAAACATACTTCCCTTTTCTTCATCAAAGGTT
It contains:
- the sigF gene encoding RNA polymerase sporulation sigma factor SigF encodes the protein MDVEVKKDNSQTYLKDHEVKELILRSQQGDQGARDLIVQKNMRLVWSVVQRFLNRGYEPDDLFQIGSIGLLKSVDKFDLSYDVKFSTYAVPMIIGEIQRFIRDDGTVKVSRSLKETGNKIRKAKDELSKTLGRVPTVNEIAEFLELSPEDVIMAQEASRSPASIHETVYENDGDPITLLDQIDNGEEGRWFDKIALKEAINELDERERLIVYLRYYKDQTQSEVAVRLGISQVQVSRLEKKILQQMKGRMDL
- a CDS encoding stage V sporulation protein AE, with protein sequence MAEKRKVILITDGDDYARRAVEHVAAEVGGRCISLSHGNPSVLSGPHLVKLIKKAAKDPVLVMFDDSGFLGEGAGEKALKYVAEHEDIEVLGAIAVASKTHMAEWSRVDFCIDREGELTPYGVDKHGIPELEMGRINGDTVYCLDTLDVPLIIGIGDIGKMARRDHYKIGSPITKKAVEIILERSGFYAKEQ
- the spoIIAA gene encoding anti-sigma F factor antagonist, which produces MSLNIDIEVKHDVLLIRVSGELDHHTADQLREQATKALENEEVRHIVLNLEHLTFMDSSGLGVVLGRYKQIKQLHGEMVVCAISPPIKRLFDMSGLFKIIRLEPSEEYALERLGVA
- the xerD gene encoding site-specific tyrosine recombinase XerD, with the translated sequence MEDRLDDFIHFLVVEKGLSKNTIVSYKRDLNSYITYLKNVELLGDLNGVQRPQIVHFLGHLKDTGKSSKTLARHIASIRAFHHFLLREKAVDHDPTVHIESPQHERSLPKVLSMEEVETLLDSPKLTDHFGYRDKAMLEMMYATGIRVSELIGLTLSDVHLTMGFVRCMGKGSKERIIPIGKTASDAIEQYLEKGRPKLVSKKHKDDSLFLNHHGKGLSRQGFWKILKRLATEAGIEKELTPHTMRHSFATHLLENGADLRAVQEMLGHADISTTQIYTHVTKTRLKDVYTKFHPRA
- a CDS encoding purine-nucleoside phosphorylase, whose translation is MDYNQIQNAASFINDKLKQQPKIGLILGSGLGVLADDIENPVKIPYNEIPGFPVSTVEGHAGQLVCGQLSGVEVIAMQGRFHFYEGYSMDKVTFPVRVMKELGIEKLIVTNAAGGVNESFEPGDLVIITDHINNMGTNPLIGPNDSRFGVRFPDMSEAYSKKLRAVAKEVADKNNLQVKEGVYFGNPGPVYETPAEVRMIRTMGGDAVGMSTVPEVMVARHSGLEVLGISCISNMAAGILDQPLSHDEVIETTEKVKSSFLLLVNEIVKTLGQK
- a CDS encoding stage V sporulation protein AA is translated as MEKTIYIRMRNRVQVKPEQSLLLKDIAQIIASEDIFQELASLQVKKIMPKDHIHIIDVMKIIRFIAGIYPDHEIQTVGPPQTIIEVIYKKKGMSIPFFILVWFLLFFGAALTIMNFHEDVSMQSVHQRLYFIMTGKEVAKPLLFQIPYSIGIGLGMILFFNHVFKKRLNEEPSPLEVEMFNYQQSLDQYVILHENKESVKHLNDD
- a CDS encoding stage V sporulation protein AB; the encoded protein is MTISVLFIVLIGLASGLAVGSGFVAFLSVLGVIPRLTQLTKTMKLISWYEWAVVLGALLGTAGSLRDPVMNFSPYVTIPLGLAGGIFVGMLAAALTEVLNVLPILARRVRVDDKLETLLMAIVLGKIFGSLFHWIYFVGR
- the deoB gene encoding phosphopentomutase, which produces MSNTYKRVFLIVMDSVGIGEAPDAEKFGDKGSHTLGHIGERMNGLKMPNMGKLGLSNIEEIQGIAPAEKPLAYYTKMEEASNGKDTMTGHWEIMGLNIQTPFQVFPDGFPDELISELETRTGRKVIGNKPASGTEILVELGEEHMKTGALIVYTSADSVLQIAAHEEIIPIEELYDICKIARELTLDEKYMVGRVIARPFLGEPGDFKRTSNRHDYALKPFGRTVMNELKDSGLDVLAIGKISDIYDGEGVTESLRTVSNMDGMDKLLQTLDQDFTGLSFLNLVDFDALFGHRRDPEGYGKALEEYDARLPEVFEKLKEDDLLIITADHGNDPVHYGTDHTREYVPLLVYSKGMNEGKELPIRKTFADIGATVAENFSVKMPDHGTSFLNELK
- a CDS encoding pyrimidine-nucleoside phosphorylase yields the protein MRMVDVIEKKRDGHELSTEEIQFFVDGYTEGSIPDYQVSALTMAIFFQGMTEKERADLTMAMVKSGDQIDLSAIEGVKVDKHSTGGVGDTTTLVLGPLVAALGVPVAKMSGRGLGHTGGTIDKLEAVEGFHVEIDNEEFINLVNKNKIAVIGQSGNLTPADKKLYSLRDVTATVDSIPLIASSIMSKKIAAGADAIVLDVKTGAGAFMKTLDDSRELAKAMVRIGNNVGRRTMAVISDMSQPLGYAIGNALEVKEAIDTLKGEGPEDLTELCLTLGSHMVFLAGKAESLGEARSKLEEVIKNGTALETFKVFLASQGGDAFVVDDPSRLPQAKYTFELEAKEAGYVSEIVADEVGTAAMLLGAGRATKESVIDLAVGLMLRKKIGDKVEKGESLLTIYSNFEDVNEVKEMLYENIKVTSEHVDAPILIHEEITE
- a CDS encoding D-alanyl-D-alanine carboxypeptidase family protein; its protein translation is MISPKGYANEGDSGLADDASSAILIERDTGQVLFDKNSHEKLPPASMTKIMTMLLIMEALDEGRLKMDEKVRASEYAASMGGSQIFLEPGEEMTVEQLLKGIAIGSGNDASVAMAERIGGSEEAFVKMMNAKVNELGLKNTVFKNTTGLPVDGHYSSAYDMAMMAKELLKYEKITKFTGTYEDYLREDSDKKFWLVNTNKLVRFYPGVDGLKTGFTNEAKYCLTATAQKDGMRAIAVVFGAPTSKARNAQVTKMLDYAFSQYQTHPMFKKGHALGKAAISKGDQKTINAVTSESVSLLTKKGADVKDVKQKITLNKSLKAPVEKGDRVGTLKLVKDGKTLAETPLVADAKVEKASWWILYKRSFGMFTRAGSQQ
- the spoIIAB gene encoding anti-sigma F factor gives rise to the protein MKNEMNLHFSALSQNESFARVTVAAFIAQLDPTMDELTEIKTVVSEAVTNAIIHGYESNPDGKVFISVMIQDGTVEMLIKDEGIGIPDIDEAMQPLYTSKPELERSGMGFTIMENFMDEVQVRSEPGFGTEIRLKKHLSKSKALCN